The Alternaria dauci strain A2016 chromosome 1, whole genome shotgun sequence genome window below encodes:
- a CDS encoding 40S ribosomal protein uS10: protein MSYNKPEKDFGEGPKIHKIRITLTSRNVKSLEKVCQELIDRAKNKELRVKGPVRLPTKHLKITTRKTPCGEGSKTWDTYEMRIHKRLIDLHAPTEVVKQIIINIEAGVEVEVTIAA, encoded by the exons ATGTCTTACAACAAGCCCGAGAAGGACTTTGGTGAGGGTCCCAAGATCCACAAG ATCCGCATCACCCTCACCTCCCGCAACGTCAAGAGCCTCGAGAAGGTCTGCCAGGAGCTCATCGACCGTGCCAAGAACAAGGAGCTCCGCGTCAAGGGCCCCGTCCGCCTGCCCACCAAGCACTTGAAGATCACCACCCGTAAGACTCCTTGCGGTGAGGGTTCCAAGACTTGGGACACCTACGAGATGCGCATCCACAAGC GCCTCATCGATCTCCACGCCCCCACCGAGGTCGTGAAGCAGATCATCATCAACATCGAGGCTGGTGTCGAGGTTGAGGTTACCATCGCCGCATAA